Proteins encoded in a region of the Ziziphus jujuba cultivar Dongzao chromosome 3, ASM3175591v1 genome:
- the LOC125423517 gene encoding phospholipase A1-Ialpha2, chloroplastic: protein MASTIHFFNSNINNSNNHFTFSENTRPIKHSFGQLSLPKQTETSTSSSSSCSTRHSFAASVIAIRAANSAMEAKTRLSNLWKEIQGCNDWEDLVEPLHPLLRREIIRYGQFVTACYKAFDLDPSSKRYLNCKYGKKNMLRQVGMENSGYQVTKYIYATPDINIPIQNVGDSCGRWIGYVAVSDDDSVRRLGRRDIVVTFRGTVTNPEWIANLMSSLTPARLDPHNPRPEVQVESGFLSLYTSDESNDKFGLESCREQLLSEVSRLLNKYKGEKLSITLAGHSMGSSLALLLAYDIAELGLNKNINNNNNNNNDETIPITVFSFGGPRVGNSGFKQRCEELGVKVLRIVNVNDPITKMPGVLFNENFRVLGGRYEFLPWSKFSCYEHVGVELVLDFFNMQNPSCVHDLETYISLLKCPKKRSSIQIHKENNHGATEFVERAKELLFTAQNLNLFPWRNAANNMVNLVESQRT from the coding sequence ATGGCTTCCACAATTCACTTCTTTAACTCAAACAtaaacaacagcaacaaccaTTTCACATTCTCCGAAAACACTCGCCCAATAAAGCATTCATTTGGGCAACTTTCATTGCCTAAGCAAACTGAaacttctacttcttcttcatcCTCTTGTTCAACTAGACACTCATTTGCTGCTTCCGTCATAGCGATTCGGGCAGCGAATTCAGCTATGGAGGCGAAAACGAGATTGTCTAATCTTTGGAAAGAGATTCAAGGTTGTAATGATTGGGAAGACCTTGTTGAACCATTGCACCCCCTTCTCCGCCGCGAGATCATCCGTTACGGCCAGTTCGTGACGGCTTGTTACAAAGCTTTCGATCTCGACCCGAGCTCGAAACGTTACTTGAACTGTAAGTATGGCAAGAAGAACATGCTCCGGCAAGTCGGGATGGAGAATTCCGGCTACCAAGTCACCAAGTACATCTACGCCACTCCGGATATCAACATTCCGATTCAAAACGTAGGCGATTCCTGCGGCCGGTGGATAGGATACGTCGCGGTTTCCGACGACGATTCTGTCCGAAGGCTGGGAAGGAGAGACATAGTTGTCACGTTCAGAGGCACAGTCACTAATCCCGAGTGGATCGCGAACTTGATGAGCTCTTTAACTCCGGCGAGGCTCGATCCTCATAATCCGCGGCCGGAAGTGCAGGTGGAATCCGGGTTCCTCAGCTTGTACACTTCCGACGAAAGCAACGACAAGTTCGGCCTCGAAAGTTGCCGCGAACAACTCCTTTCGGAAGTGTCCCGGCTTCTGAACAAGTACAAAGGAGAGAAATTGAGCATAACCTTGGCTGGTCATAGCATGGGAAGCTCACTAGCTCTTCTTCTCGCTTACGATATCGCCGAGCTTGGATTAAACAAgaacatcaacaacaacaacaacaataacaatgatgAAACAATTCCCATCACAGTTTTCTCCTTTGGAGGACCAAGAGTTGGGAACTCAGGGTTCAAACAAAGGTGCGAAGAACTGGGTGTGAAGGTTTTGAGAATAGTAAATGTGAATGATCCAATAACAAAGATGCCTGGTGTTCTTTTCAATGAGAATTTTAGGGTTTTGGGAGGAAGGTATGAGTTCCTTCCATGGAGTAAATTCTCTTGCTATGAACATGTGGGTGTTGAATTGGTCTTGGACTTCTTCAACATGCAAAACCCTTCTTGTGTTCATGATCTGGAAACTTACATCAGCTTGTTGAAATGTCCCAAGAAAAGATCATCGATTCAGATTCACAAGGAAAACAATCATGGAGCCACGGAATTCGTCGAAAGAGCGAAAGAATTGCTGTTTACCGCGCAGAATCTGAACCTGTTTCCTTGGAGAAACGCCGCGAATAATATGGTAAATCTGGTTGAGTCACAaagaacataa